The stretch of DNA GAAATAATTTTAGCTCCGATAGCAGCTTGAATTGGAATGTCAAATTGTTGTCTTGGGATTAATTCACGTAATTTTTCACACATTTTTTTACCAATGGTGTAAGCGTTGTCTTCGTGAATTAAAGCCGATAAAGCGTCAACTTGATTTGCATTTAAAAGTACATCAAGTTTTACTAATTTAGAAGTTCTCATACCAATTGGATGGTAATCGAATGATGCATATCCTTTAGAAACCGTTTTTAATCTGTCATAAAAATCGAATACAATTTCAGCAAGTGGCATATCAAAATTTAACTCAACTCGCTCAGGAGTTAAATAAGTTTGATTTGTGATTACGCCTCTTTTTTCAATACACAAACTCATGACATTTCCTACGAAATCAGATTTTGTAATGATGGTTGCCTTAATAAACGGCTCTTCAACTCTATCTAATTTTGAAGGTTCTGGTAAATCAGATGGATTGTTTACAATAATAGCAGTTTCAGGTTCTTTTTTAGTATAAGCTAAATAAGATACGTTGGGAACTGTAGTAATAACCGTCATGTCGAACTCACGCTCTAAACGCTCTTGAATAATTTCTAAGTGTAACATTCCTAAGAAACCGCAACGGAAACCAAAGCCTAAGGCTGCAGAGCTTTCTGGTGCAAAAACTAATGAAGCATCGTTTAATTGTAATTTTTCCATTGAAGCACGTAAGTCTTCAAAGTCTTCTGTATCAACCGGATAAATTCCGGCAAATACCATTGGTTTCACGTTTTCGAAACCAGTAATCATATTAGTTGTCGGATTCTTGGCGTCGGTAATTGTATCACCTACTTTTACTTCCTTAGCTTCTTTAATACCGGAAACTAAATAACCAACGTCTCCACTTGATATTTTTTGTTTCGGAACTTGATTTAATTTTAAGGTTCCTACTTCATCAGCAAAATATTCTTTACCAGTTGCCATGAATTTAATTTTCTGACCTTTTGTAATTTCTCCATTAATAACACGGAAAATTACTTCAATTCCTCTAAAAGGATTGTAATGCGAATCGAAAATTAAAGCTTGAAGTGGTTCTTCAACATCTCCTTTAGGAGCTGGAACTTTTTCAATAATAGCCTCTAATATTTTATCTACTCCAAAACCTGTTTTTCCAGAAGCATGAATAATATCTTCTAAGTCGCATCCTAATAGGTCAATAATATCGTCACTTACTTCTTCAGGATTAGCACTTGGTAAATCTACTTTATTTAAAACTGGAATAATTTCCAAGTCATTTTCTAAAGCTAAATACAAATTAGAAATAGTTTGCGCTTGAATACTTTGTGCCGCATCAACAATTAATAAGGCTCCTTCACAAGCTGCAATAGAACGAGATACTTCGTATGAAAAGTCAACGTGACCTGGAGTATCAATCAAATTCAAAATATATTTTTCGCCTTTGTATTCATATTCCATTTGGATTGCGTGACTTTTAATGGTAATTCCACGTTCACGCTCTAAGTCCATATTATCAAGCAATTGCGCTTTTTCTTCACGAGCTGTTACGGTTTGCGTAGCTGCTAATAATCTATCTGCCAAAGTACTCTTACCATGGTCAATGTGCGCAATAATGCAAAAATTTCTAATATTCTTCATCTTCAAAAAACTATCGTTTTCCCTAAATACTATGGGATTCAATCTGCAAATATAATTCAAAGTTTTCATTAAAAAACAGCTATTTCAGTGAAGTAGCTATAAAAGTTTTAAAAAATCGTATTTTTGCAAAAAATAATACACTTATGCCCAAAATTGGCAACATAGAATTACCTGAATTTCCTTTGCTTTTAGCTCCAATGGAAGATGTAAGCGATCCACCTTTTCGTAGATTGTGTAAACTTCATGGAGCCGATTTAATGTATTCTGAATTTATTTCTTCAGAAGGATTAATTCGTGATGCGATTAAAAGTCGTCAAAAATTAGATATTTTCGATTACGAACGTCCAGTTGGAATTCAAATTTTTGGTGGAGATGAAGAAGCAATGGCGATGAGTGCTAAAATTGTGGAAACGGTTCAACCTGATTTAGTGGATATTAACTTTGGGTGTCCGGTCAAAAAAGTAGTTTCTAAAGGTGCTGGTGCAGGTGTTTTAAAAGATGTTGATTTGATGATTCGCTTAACAAAAGCGGTTATTAATAGTACTTCATTACCCGTTACGGTAAAAACACGTTTAGGTTGGGATGAAGATTCGATAAATATTGATGAAGTTGCTGAACGTTTACAAGATATTGGTGTGCAAGCGTTGAGTATTCATGCAAGAACAAGAGCGCAAATGTATAAAGGTCATTCCGATTGGGCGCATATTGCACGCGTGAAAAACAATCCGAGAATTACCATGCCTATTTTTGGTAATGGTGATATTGATTCTCCTGAAAAAGCGTTGGAATATAAAAACAAATACGGTGTTGATGGAATTATGATTGGTCGCGCGGCGATTGGTTATCCTTGGATTTTTAATGAAATTAAACACTTCATGAATACAGGTGAACATTTACCAGTTCCAACAATGAAAGATAGAATTGAAGCCGCTCGTAATCATTTAATTTGGAGTGTAGAGTGGAAAAATGAAAGAGTAGGAGTAGTAGAAATGCGTCGTCATTATACGAATTACTTTAAAGGCATTCACGGATTTAAAGAATATAAACAAAAGTTGGTAACGACAGATGGATTACACCAATTACTTGATGTTTTTAAAGAAATTGAAGAAGTGTATGCTGATTATCAGTTTAGTGAGTAATTAATTGATTTTAAATGTTTTTAAAGGAATATAAATTGAAACATTTAAGCTATTATAATTATATATTTTTTCGAGGAATAGACTTGTGTAAAATCTAGTATAATGATTCTTATTAAGTTTTATTCTATAAGAAGTTTCAATACCTAGTTCATAGTTTGTAATGCTTTTATAAATATTAAAATTCATATAAGGGGAAATAGTAATATTATTACTGAAACCATCATTTGAATTTATATCTTTTGATAAACTTATTTGAAAACCGTTTTTGTTATCTAAAGGAGATAAATTAGTATATCCTAATCCAAAATTTAAAATTTTATCAAACCCACCAAAATAGATTATCGATTTTAATTCAAAATCTGGATTTTTAAAAATGTAGTTCAATTTGTTTTTTTCATAATTAAAATGAATGCCATCATAGTATTTGTTTTTAGAAAAAATTGAATATTTACTTATTGTAGTTTTCAATCTGTAATTTTCATTAAATCCTTTTTGAAAGATAATTGAAGAATTTAATTTGATGGAAGTTTTATTAATTTTATTTACATAATAACCTGATTTTATTCCAAGTGGAAGCCTATAAGTTCCATAAAAATCTGTAAATAAATAAGAATTTGTATTTTTTACTTTGTAAAACATTAAACTTCCTCCAGACCAATAGCTAAAATCATTTGGTAATAAGTCGTTAAATTCTTTATCAATTGAGTCAAGTTTTATAATTGTCTCAATTTTTTCTATAAACTGACTTAATTTTTTTACTTCTAATAAAGTTGAATCTTGAGCTTTGGGAGTCCAATATGCTTTTTTTGAATATTTTTTATTTTTATTTATTTCGATTACATAAGTAATCCCGTCAAATCCATTCTTCCAATTTAAAATTTCATTTTGATTTGGAATTGTCTCTATTTTACTTGAATCAATAAGAGAATTGATTAAAAATATTTTATGTTGAGACAAATAATATTTTTTAAAAATGGTATCAGTTATCTTATTGTGTTTCTCTTGGAAAATGAATTTGGTAACTAAACCTTTATTTTTATTCAATGAATCATTAAAAACATCAATTTTAGTACCATAAAATGATAATCTGAAATGAAATTGATTTGAAGTTTCTTCAATATTTTCTAAATCAATTTTATTTAAAAGATTAGCTTCTTGACAAAAACTAATTTGAAAAAATAAAGATAAAATAGTCAAGAGATAAAACTTGTTCATTTTGATTTTTTAATTATTCTTTATTTTTATAGAGTTGTAATTTTATAAAAAGGTTGGATTAAATTTTAAAATATTTACAACACCATTTCCTCGTAACTTAAAATCGTAGTATAACCTCTTTCAATAAAATAATCTTTTGGGTTGTGTTTTGAAATGACCATCACAAAATCGCCACCCCAAGCGCCTAAACTTTTTACGACACCTTTCAAATCTGGAAATAATCTTTCTTTTACGGTTTCGGTTTCTAAAACATCGCTCATAATGGCCTGATGTTTTTCCATTAATAACGCAAAATCACGACCTTCATTTATAGTTATAGCTTCGTTTGTTATCGCAGAAATTTTAGCTATTGTTTTATCTACATGATGATGTTTGGCTAAATAATTTGCAATAGCAGCCGAACTACTTTGCTTTTGGTTTAAATACACAAAGTGTATATTTTCTTTAAAAGCCGGATTGAAATCTACTTTTTCGAAAAAAGGTTTTTCATCTTCCAAATGATAGATAATTGGCGCATCGGTTTGTGCGCAAGCGACATCATAACCACTTCCGCCAAAACTTTTACGCAATAACTCAAAAGCATCAATTTCTAACCATTGTGCAATGTTGTTAATTAAAGTCGATGAGGTTCCTAAACCCCAAAGTCTAGGAAATGTTAGATGTGTTTTTACATCATATCCTTTTGCTTTGTCAATAAAACTTGGATTTTGTTTATAGGCTTGGTGTAATATGTCAATCAGTTTATTTTTAATTGAACTTGAAGTTTCTGACTTTGTTTTAGATATAATTTCTTGAAATGTAATGATGTCTTGAAACCAAATTGATAAATCCTTGTCATAACTTGTCCAATGAAAAACAAATCCGGTATCGTCTTTTATTTCTAGAGTTTGTCCAAATTTTGTAGGAACGGCTAATGCTTTGGCGCCATCTAATACTACGTATTCGCCTGTTACTAATAGTTTTCCGTTACTGTAGAATTTTTTAGTTTCCATCATTTGTTTTTTAGCCCCGATTGAGCAATTGTTGGAGCTCTTTTATTTGTCTTTTTGTTTGAACTGACAAATAAAAAGCGACTTGCGAAAGCGGGAAAGAGCTTCTAATTTTTACATTTCGACAAGCTCAATGTGACACAATTGTCAGGCTGAGCTTGTCGAAGCCTATTTTCTTAAACTTTCTAAATAATCTACCACTAAACTATGTGAAATGGTGGTGTCTTTAAAATATTCTAAAACTTGTTGTTTTTCTTCTTTAGTTGCGTGATGTTGGTTTAAGATATTCATGATGTGCATTTTCATGTGTCCTTGTTGAATACCTGTTGTAGTTAACGAACGAACCGCAGCAAAATTTTGTGCCAATCCAGTTACGGCAACAATTTTCATTAATTCTTCTGCTGATGGTTTGCCTAACATTTCTAAAGAAAATTTCACTAAAGGATGTAATGAAGTTAAGCCGCCAATAGTTCCTAATGCTAATGGAACATCTAACCAAAAAGTAAAAATTCCGTTTTCTATTTTCGCATGAGAAAGACTTGAATATTGTCCGTTTTTGCTTGCATATGCATGAACACCTGCTTCTACAGCTCTAAAATCGTTTCCGGTTGCAAGAACAACAGCATCAATTCCATTCATGATGCCTTTGTTGTGTGTAACGGCTCTGTAAGGTTCGATTTCTGCAATTTTGACGGCGTTTACGAATTTTTTGGCAAATTCTTTTCCGTCGATAGAAGCCATATCGCTCATATTTTCAACCGGACAAGAAACCTCGGCACGAACAACACAATTTGGTACATAATTACTCAAAATACTCATGATAATTTGAAGATTTTTTTCTTCTTCAGTAAAATTATCGTAGGCGTGTGCTTCGTTTTCTAGTGTTTTAGCAAATTGCTCTAAACAAGTATTAATAAAATTAGCACCCATACTGTCTTTTGTGTTGAAAGTAGCATGAAGTTGGAAATAATTTTCTAATTCTGAAGTTTTATCGCGTAATTCGATATTGAGAATTCCACCACCACGTTTTTGCATGTTTTTGGTAAAACTTTCAGTATCGCTAAAGAATTTTGGTTTTATTTCGTTGAAAAATGTTTGTAATTTTTCTTTACTTCCATTGAATAAAAAATGAACCTGACCAATTTTTTCTGTTCCAATAATAGTTGCTTTAAATCCGCCACGTTCACCCCAAAATTTAGCGGCTTTTGAAGCTGCCGCAACTACCGAACTTTCTTCAATTGCCATGGGAACAGTATAAAGTTTGCCATTAATTACAAAATTTGGAGCTACACCATAAGGAAGATAAAAGTTTGTAATAGTATTTTCGATAAATTCATCATGAAGTTTTTGAATGGCTTCATTTGAATTCCAGTACTGTAAAACAATTTCTTTAGCTTGAGCAGGATTGTGGAAATAAGTGTTTGCAATCCAGTCTATTTTTTCTTCTTTTGAAAGTTTAGAAAAGCCTTTAATTTCTTGATTCATTTTTATAAAAAATTGAAATGCAAAGATACTAAAGAGATTGCTTTTAGAGTGTGTTTACCCATTTAAAAATGGTTTCGTCGAAAATATTTTTATCTATAGGTTTTAAAATAAAATCGTTCATACCAATATCCATGCATTTGTCTTTCTCTCCTGCAATTACTCCAGCAGTTAATGCAATTATTATGGCATTTGGGTTTAGTTTTCTTATTTCTTTTGTAGCTTCATAGCCATTCATTACGGGCATTTGTATGTCCATTAATACAATATCGGGCTTGTATATTTTGTAATTTTGAACGGCTTCTAATCCGTTTTCGGCTTCAAAAATGCTCACGTTAGAAAATTTCTTTGTAAGTAATGTTTTAGTTAATAATAAATTTATCTTATTGTCTTCTACAATTAAGACTTTGAAATTTTCTTTGGTTATTTTCTCAATAGTTTTTGAAGTTTTAACTTCTTTTTCATCGGGATTGTTAAGTTTGTTTAAATAGTTTTGAAGTACTTCAATTTTTAATGGTTTTACAATAGCATTAGCATTTTTGTAGTTGTCAATTTCTTTAAATACGCTGGTAGAGTTTTGCATAATTAAGAATTGTACTTTGGGATGAGTTTGAATAATTTCTGTTACAGAATTACTTCCTAAATATTCAAAATCTAAAAGTACTAATTTAAAATTTTCAAAATTAATATTCCTAATTTCGGGAGTCGATTCGCTCTCAATACCAAAATTTTTAAATGTTTTTCTAATTAGGGCACTGATGTAGTTATTGTCTTCAACAATTAGAACATTGTCTATTTTATTGTTCGTTAATTTTGTTAATCTTTCGCAAGGTTTTGATTTTAGTTCTAAAGCAAAACTAAATTTACTTCCTTTATTTACCTCGCTTTCTATTACAAGTTTGCTGTTCATCATTTTTAATAAACTATTCGTAATGGAAAGTCCTAATCCAGTTCCTCCATAATTTCTTGTGGTAGAGCTATCTTCTTGGGTAAAAGCTTCTAGTACTTTGGATTGATTTTCTGGTTTTATCCCTACGCCAGTATCAATGATTTCAAAGTTTAAAATTGATTTGTCAGTTGTTTTTTCTAGTAAAGTAACTTTGATAATAATTTCGCCTTCGTGAGTAAATTTTATTGCATTGCTAAGTAGGTTTTGAATAATTTGTTTTAATCGGATTTCATCTACCCAAATGTTACATTCTACATTGTTATCGATATCTACAATGAGTTCTAGGTTTTTTTGATGTGCATTGAATTTCATCATGTCGATAGTTTGATCGATAATATGATGAAGATTGGTTTTTTTGTTTTCTAAAATAAGTTTTCCGGCCTCAATTTTTGATAAATCTAAAATGTCGTTTACAACATCTAATAAACTTTGAGCCGATTGATTTACAGTGTTTAGATATTGAGATTGTATTTCGCTTATTGGAGTGTTTAATAATAATTTGCTAAAACCTATAATTCCGTTTAATGGAGTTCTTATTTCGTGACTCATGTTCGCTAAAAAAGCAGATTTAGCTTTGTTTGAACTTTCGGCTAATTCTTTTGCTATAATAGCATTTTCGATTTGTTTTCGTTCTGTTACATCTAAAATCACTCCTTCTAAATACTCAACTTTTCCATCGATAATGATACTTTCTCCGTATTCCTCAATCCATTTTATAGTACCATCTTTTCTAATTATTCTACATGTTACAACAAATGGTTCTTTTTTATTTACAGCTTCAGAAATTATTTTTACAGCATTTGTTCTGTCTTCGGGATGGTACAAGTCTAAAAGTTTTATCGTTCCATCAAAAAAACTATCCTTTTTATAGCCTGTTAAATGCTCAATTTGGTCGTTTAAGTATATTTTTGAACGTTCCTCATCATATTTAACTAGATAAACTGCTGCAGGGATATTATTCGCGAGAAGTTTAAACTTTTCTTCACTTTCTTTTAGGGCATTTTGATTTTTGATTTTAATAATTGAAATAGCCATATTGTTAGCTAATGCTTCTAATACAGAAACTGTAAATTCATCCCATTTTTCTGTTGTAGTATTAGAATCTATACCAAGATATCCTATTAAATCATCGCGATGTACAATAGGAATTATCAAAGCCGATTTTAAATTTCTATTTTTAAGTTTTGCTTTTAAGTCTTCATTTTTAATATCATCAACAATGAGGTGAAATGATTTTTTTTGCAATAAGTTTTCAAACATTTCAGGAAGACTTTCAGAATCTAAGTTTTGATAATTTGGATTGTTTAGATTTAATTCATTAGTATCTGCAAACCATTCAAATTGCTGATTTACACGATTTGTATCTTTGTGATATTCGTAAAAACAAATTCGATCCGATTTTATTAATCTGGTTAACTGGCCTAAGGATTCGTCAAAAACATCGTCGAGCGAAGTCTTCTGAATAAGTTTATTAGTGAATTTTGAAAATAAACCGAGTACTTCATTTTTATATAATAATTGAACTTCTGCCTTTTTTCTTTTATTTGATTCAAAAGCCAGTGCAATAACATCTGAAATAGTTTTGGCAAAACTTATTTCGTCGTTTGTCCATTTTTTAATTTCATTAATTTCTTCAAAACAGATTACTCCAAATAATTTTCCTGAAATATAAATAGGAATGTCTAATAAAGATTTGATGTTGTTCTCTATAAAATAATCGTCTTTAAATTCTTCTAGTGTTGCATTTTCAAAAACATTAGAAGCAATTATTATAGGCTCATTTTCTAGTGCATTAAAATATTTTGGATAATTGGTTTTAAACAATTCGCCTACAGAATTATGTACTTTTTTATGTTTAATATAGATATTATAGAGTTCAAGTTTAGTTTCAGAATAGAGCCAAAATCCTACGCGATCAATATTTAAACCTTTTGAAGCTTCTTCGCAAATATGTTCTAATAGTACTTTTTGATTTTCAAAATTTATAAAGTTTAGAGTTGATAATTGATTTGAAATTGCGTTTAAATGAGTCGCTTTTTTAATGCGTTCTTGTTCTTCAATTTCAAGTAATTTAGAAGTAGTAATATCTCTAATAATTGATGAAAAACCAATAATTCTATCGCTTTCATTTTTTTTAATTGTTACACTTTGTGAAACCCAAATTGTTTCGCCGTTAGATTTTCTTATAGGAAACTCTTTTATTTCAAATTCACTCAAATTTTTTTCGTGAATTGTATAAAAATCTACCACTTCTTTTTTGTATTCTTCGGGAACAAAATCAGAAAAATGTTTCCCAATTAATTCATTTTCTGAATATCCTAAATGTTCATAAGTAAATTTGTTTACATAAATAATATTACCATTTTTATCACACTCGTAAATAATGTCTCTTGCTGATTGCACTAAATCGGAGTACTTTTTTTCTAAACTTATTTTTTGGGTAACATCT from Flavobacterium haoranii encodes:
- the lepA gene encoding translation elongation factor 4; this translates as MKNIRNFCIIAHIDHGKSTLADRLLAATQTVTAREEKAQLLDNMDLERERGITIKSHAIQMEYEYKGEKYILNLIDTPGHVDFSYEVSRSIAACEGALLIVDAAQSIQAQTISNLYLALENDLEIIPVLNKVDLPSANPEEVSDDIIDLLGCDLEDIIHASGKTGFGVDKILEAIIEKVPAPKGDVEEPLQALIFDSHYNPFRGIEVIFRVINGEITKGQKIKFMATGKEYFADEVGTLKLNQVPKQKISSGDVGYLVSGIKEAKEVKVGDTITDAKNPTTNMITGFENVKPMVFAGIYPVDTEDFEDLRASMEKLQLNDASLVFAPESSAALGFGFRCGFLGMLHLEIIQERLEREFDMTVITTVPNVSYLAYTKKEPETAIIVNNPSDLPEPSKLDRVEEPFIKATIITKSDFVGNVMSLCIEKRGVITNQTYLTPERVELNFDMPLAEIVFDFYDRLKTVSKGYASFDYHPIGMRTSKLVKLDVLLNANQVDALSALIHEDNAYTIGKKMCEKLRELIPRQQFDIPIQAAIGAKIISRETIKALRKDVTAKCYGGDISRKRKLLEKQKKGKKRMRQVGNVEIPQEAFMAVLKLND
- the dusB gene encoding tRNA dihydrouridine synthase DusB, with amino-acid sequence MPKIGNIELPEFPLLLAPMEDVSDPPFRRLCKLHGADLMYSEFISSEGLIRDAIKSRQKLDIFDYERPVGIQIFGGDEEAMAMSAKIVETVQPDLVDINFGCPVKKVVSKGAGAGVLKDVDLMIRLTKAVINSTSLPVTVKTRLGWDEDSINIDEVAERLQDIGVQALSIHARTRAQMYKGHSDWAHIARVKNNPRITMPIFGNGDIDSPEKALEYKNKYGVDGIMIGRAAIGYPWIFNEIKHFMNTGEHLPVPTMKDRIEAARNHLIWSVEWKNERVGVVEMRRHYTNYFKGIHGFKEYKQKLVTTDGLHQLLDVFKEIEEVYADYQFSE
- a CDS encoding GYDIA family GHMP kinase, which translates into the protein MMETKKFYSNGKLLVTGEYVVLDGAKALAVPTKFGQTLEIKDDTGFVFHWTSYDKDLSIWFQDIITFQEIISKTKSETSSSIKNKLIDILHQAYKQNPSFIDKAKGYDVKTHLTFPRLWGLGTSSTLINNIAQWLEIDAFELLRKSFGGSGYDVACAQTDAPIIYHLEDEKPFFEKVDFNPAFKENIHFVYLNQKQSSSAAIANYLAKHHHVDKTIAKISAITNEAITINEGRDFALLMEKHQAIMSDVLETETVKERLFPDLKGVVKSLGAWGGDFVMVISKHNPKDYFIERGYTTILSYEEMVL
- a CDS encoding hydroxymethylglutaryl-CoA reductase, degradative is translated as MNQEIKGFSKLSKEEKIDWIANTYFHNPAQAKEIVLQYWNSNEAIQKLHDEFIENTITNFYLPYGVAPNFVINGKLYTVPMAIEESSVVAAASKAAKFWGERGGFKATIIGTEKIGQVHFLFNGSKEKLQTFFNEIKPKFFSDTESFTKNMQKRGGGILNIELRDKTSELENYFQLHATFNTKDSMGANFINTCLEQFAKTLENEAHAYDNFTEEEKNLQIIMSILSNYVPNCVVRAEVSCPVENMSDMASIDGKEFAKKFVNAVKIAEIEPYRAVTHNKGIMNGIDAVVLATGNDFRAVEAGVHAYASKNGQYSSLSHAKIENGIFTFWLDVPLALGTIGGLTSLHPLVKFSLEMLGKPSAEELMKIVAVTGLAQNFAAVRSLTTTGIQQGHMKMHIMNILNQHHATKEEKQQVLEYFKDTTISHSLVVDYLESLRK
- a CDS encoding PAS domain S-box protein — translated: MIRKILLYFLFFSFLPSLKAQVYDYDVFSQENGLPSSSITSIIQDSRNLIWIGTEGTGLIKYDGTSFEQFNNYNEKEGFFVTDVVEDHNHNIVFSTKYSGILVFDGEKIFKTIYLPKENRNLIKLFVSKKHIYCFLDNEILVIDDNYKVQQTISNQNKFDEVNSIFQDVQGILFLGTNSGLFALSPDFKLKQIRNDILKEYVTIAKAKENQAIIGTSEGFVYSIKNNPTLEITLENKLTQNDGRPFHVTKILKGNSGFFWIAGENEEGVAMYTKNYFNIITKDNGFNGKNVTCMLQDNVGKLYYGTHGTGLISSQFQPFYGYSNITGLESPYIYSILSTEEYLYVGIQKKGLYRYVEGDSQEFKLDRIFFDGKTFKSIIKSNETIYAGSNFGLYKLQKNIGNKINTSSKIDSSTINAIHKKDKTNLLLATTSGLFIFDEIKNHAQAILPEKFGSFNITSIQEIDSKNWYITTNFGLHLISLDENNNFSSTNKIPKINFNCSTRDSYGNFWFASNSKLYSICKEKIKSFSTKSGLTSGLSYTLSADKKGNVYLGTNFGIDKLTVTNEGNITKIFNYNGKNGFKGLELNIRSQCKDIEGGFYFGTAKGLFKFLNFYESKNKYKSPIALTGINIANKNINWKENRQTNKWFNIPTENYEFKNDENDLTFEFCLLNPTNTEEVYYSYYLTGVNNGWSKPSKQNKISYSNIDFGNHTFFYKAVDKFGNELSEPKSYNFRIETPFYFKWWFLIPFLICITLLFKGIIDSSSKFNKDIVKNLSERQASSNELKIYFLFIGIVFPFAEILYLIFIKRPPVESAINFIMGFLCLSVFFLEKKSMFIKKNLNHIQLIYFLGFGTLVFTKLLTREFDFITYAEVTMVLYYSYIALPKPNHYITFVIVSLILIIFSILVNKWQPVENISLIVLSIVILFINYARRISVFNSNEKIIFSKSIIDNSNSLTIATDRNGNLEFCGQSIEKILGFTPEEVLGENFWKLTGDSEFKKIDYNLIFKPNHIYIRKLKTKSGGIKYIQWTDYKYSDNLFVANGQDVTQKISLEKKYSDLVQSARDIIYECDKNGNIIYVNKFTYEHLGYSENELIGKHFSDFVPEEYKKEVVDFYTIHEKNLSEFEIKEFPIRKSNGETIWVSQSVTIKKNESDRIIGFSSIIRDITTSKLLEIEEQERIKKATHLNAISNQLSTLNFINFENQKVLLEHICEEASKGLNIDRVGFWLYSETKLELYNIYIKHKKVHNSVGELFKTNYPKYFNALENEPIIIASNVFENATLEEFKDDYFIENNIKSLLDIPIYISGKLFGVICFEEINEIKKWTNDEISFAKTISDVIALAFESNKRKKAEVQLLYKNEVLGLFSKFTNKLIQKTSLDDVFDESLGQLTRLIKSDRICFYEYHKDTNRVNQQFEWFADTNELNLNNPNYQNLDSESLPEMFENLLQKKSFHLIVDDIKNEDLKAKLKNRNLKSALIIPIVHRDDLIGYLGIDSNTTTEKWDEFTVSVLEALANNMAISIIKIKNQNALKESEEKFKLLANNIPAAVYLVKYDEERSKIYLNDQIEHLTGYKKDSFFDGTIKLLDLYHPEDRTNAVKIISEAVNKKEPFVVTCRIIRKDGTIKWIEEYGESIIIDGKVEYLEGVILDVTERKQIENAIIAKELAESSNKAKSAFLANMSHEIRTPLNGIIGFSKLLLNTPISEIQSQYLNTVNQSAQSLLDVVNDILDLSKIEAGKLILENKKTNLHHIIDQTIDMMKFNAHQKNLELIVDIDNNVECNIWVDEIRLKQIIQNLLSNAIKFTHEGEIIIKVTLLEKTTDKSILNFEIIDTGVGIKPENQSKVLEAFTQEDSSTTRNYGGTGLGLSITNSLLKMMNSKLVIESEVNKGSKFSFALELKSKPCERLTKLTNNKIDNVLIVEDNNYISALIRKTFKNFGIESESTPEIRNINFENFKLVLLDFEYLGSNSVTEIIQTHPKVQFLIMQNSTSVFKEIDNYKNANAIVKPLKIEVLQNYLNKLNNPDEKEVKTSKTIEKITKENFKVLIVEDNKINLLLTKTLLTKKFSNVSIFEAENGLEAVQNYKIYKPDIVLMDIQMPVMNGYEATKEIRKLNPNAIIIALTAGVIAGEKDKCMDIGMNDFILKPIDKNIFDETIFKWVNTL